The Planctomycetota bacterium region GGCGATCAAATCCCGAATCTTCTGGCCCGTTCGCACGCTCGGTGGTACTCTCTGACTCATGGGGTGGCTCCTTGTGGGTTGTTGGTCCAACCGATAGGGTCCACCCCTTCTCAATTTACAGCAAGTTTAGGACATGACCCTTTGGAATGTCGCGCAATCGCATGATGTTCGAGTGTACGTTTTAGATTCGGACGCCGTTGCCGCCTATGCGAGGCCTGAGAGAGCGGTATACCTGACGCATGGGCTCGTCACGCTGGCGAGCGACCAGGAAATCGCCGCCGCAGTTGCGCATGAGCTTGGTCATTTGCTCGATGATGGATACCTCGCCAGCCCCGTAGCCCTGACCGGTTTGCACGAAGATGACCCCGAGATTCGAGCCGATGCGTTGGGATGTTGTCTGCTTCAGCGATGTGGGATTCCAACCGAGTCGATGGTGACGTTGCTCGAAAAAGTCAAAGACGCACGCTCGACGAGCCGTCAGTGCCGCGATCACATCGACACTCGTATCCGCTTGCTCCTTCGGTCTGCGCCTTTCTGAATCTTTTGAGTCGGATGAGTTTGAGAACGCGTGTGAGAAGCATGGTCAGCCCGGTTTGACCCGCGACGATGCACGCGGCCGGATACGTGGACAAGTTAAGGCCCTAACTTGAAGCCCGGTACGATGGTGTCTTTCGGCACCGCCCCCAGATGCAGAGTCGATAGCCATCCACAATCGTCCCAACCGAGCCCCTTGCCAATCTTGGTGTTAACAGCGTA contains the following coding sequences:
- a CDS encoding M48 family metalloprotease, producing MTLWNVAQSHDVRVYVLDSDAVAAYARPERAVYLTHGLVTLASDQEIAAAVAHELGHLLDDGYLASPVALTGLHEDDPEIRADALGCCLLQRCGIPTESMVTLLEKVKDARSTSRQCRDHIDTRIRLLLRSAPF